The Dehalococcoidia bacterium genome contains a region encoding:
- a CDS encoding MFS transporter produces MSTHDNNQEYGTGGRNATYILVICTLLYMVNFMDRQVLSAVLQPMKIELGLTDAECGLVQTVFILGVALFTFPVSYLMDRWNRKKPMAIMAILWSVFTYVTGLATSFISLIIPRALVGVGEAGFSSGGTAMISGAYPKEKRGRVLGIFTVAVPLGAVIGTIAGGMLSAKFGWRMPFFLFAIPGIILGIMALFMKDYKVEESTVSQNSRKDIGSSFVTLLKIPTLQWLYLGLGISTIMINTFLSWMPALIMRVLNVNESTAGLIVGGMGMMALIGAPLGGWLTDLWHKHNPRGRVYLPAIALASAAVVLIAAIMTGFNTLGIVLGMLYGILNVMAVPAFGAISQDVVPAAHKGFSFGLAVFFQYMLGGAWAPWVVGIMSDALGGGASGLSTAITIATAFGVVGGACFYIASRHYVSDVGKAGQDKLVTSN; encoded by the coding sequence ATGTCCACACACGATAACAATCAAGAATACGGTACCGGGGGCAGGAACGCCACTTACATACTGGTGATCTGTACCCTGCTTTACATGGTTAATTTTATGGACAGGCAGGTGCTCTCGGCGGTATTGCAGCCGATGAAGATCGAGCTCGGGCTTACCGATGCGGAATGCGGCCTGGTGCAGACCGTTTTTATCCTGGGCGTGGCCCTTTTCACATTTCCAGTATCTTACCTGATGGACCGCTGGAACAGGAAAAAACCTATGGCGATTATGGCCATATTATGGAGTGTCTTTACGTATGTCACCGGCCTTGCCACCAGCTTTATCAGCCTGATTATACCCCGTGCGCTGGTCGGTGTAGGTGAAGCCGGCTTTTCGTCCGGCGGTACGGCCATGATTTCGGGGGCTTATCCTAAAGAAAAGCGCGGGAGGGTCCTTGGCATATTCACTGTGGCAGTTCCGCTGGGAGCCGTAATAGGCACCATAGCAGGAGGGATGCTTTCGGCTAAATTCGGCTGGCGTATGCCTTTCTTCTTATTTGCCATACCCGGCATTATCCTGGGCATCATGGCCCTGTTTATGAAGGACTATAAAGTTGAGGAATCCACCGTATCTCAGAATTCCCGCAAGGATATCGGAAGCTCTTTTGTGACACTACTGAAAATTCCCACATTGCAGTGGCTATACCTGGGCCTGGGCATCTCAACGATCATGATCAATACATTCTTATCCTGGATGCCTGCCCTGATCATGCGCGTGCTGAATGTAAACGAGTCGACCGCGGGTCTGATCGTCGGAGGCATGGGCATGATGGCTTTGATCGGCGCCCCGCTGGGAGGCTGGCTGACCGACCTCTGGCATAAACATAATCCCAGAGGCAGGGTTTATCTGCCGGCTATCGCACTGGCGTCGGCGGCCGTCGTATTAATAGCTGCTATCATGACCGGTTTCAATACGCTGGGCATTGTGCTGGGCATGCTCTACGGCATTCTCAACGTGATGGCGGTCCCTGCCTTCGGGGCTATCTCGCAGGATGTTGTCCCGGCGGCCCACAAAGGATTCTCCTTCGGCCTGGCTGTATTCTTCCAGTACATGCTGGGCGGCGCCTGGGCTCCCTGGGTGGTTGGAATCATGTCTGATGCGCTGGGCGGTGGAGCAAGCGGGTTAAGCACAGCCATTACAATTGCAACCGCTTTCGGCGTAGTCGGCGGCGCGTGTTTCTACATTGCTTCCAGGCACTACGTCTCAGATGTCGGCAAGGCCGGCCAGGACAAATTGGTCACCTCAAATTGA
- a CDS encoding amidohydrolase family protein encodes MSRQESFDIVVNNGIVLDPLTRFYGRANVGISKGVIQMIADGAEPLAGKKVIDAGGLVVAPGFINIHGHDCGAGVGAEFHVRDGITTEITGNCGKSGTFFEIAGVKDRPHYPIRDFFMTIEKEGLIINVASFIGHNTIREAAGAKDPNTAATPDQLKEMLNLVRQEMESGGAGISFGPFYAPGATFEEMATVAGCAEKLGGGASMHVRHAGPSPKDIEAVEEAIRISRESSIPLTISHRGGSIVTRRNTGIALELIVTARNEGVKVTTDQTPFTAGTAIIGGEFFNQPLEPLAEMMGVEVWELECPTTVVIDGKTIIKANERFSSFEQFYTVRDRVRDGTIAEPTLLFHLHKPEFIWLYYSAPFTMVENDDAIYMDVNSGKYGGHPRGAGAFAYFLGHWVREMGVCDLITGVSKCSTNAAVWLGLKKKGRVQVGCDADLTLFNPKTIMNGSSYLEPGIPSRGIPYVIIGGVVAVDQGKLTGSKSGKVLRRNWKVTGDLPDIAHAPEININALQSRSAD; translated from the coding sequence ATGAGCAGACAGGAATCGTTTGATATCGTAGTAAACAACGGCATAGTGCTGGACCCGTTGACAAGGTTCTACGGACGGGCCAATGTGGGCATCAGCAAAGGTGTTATTCAGATGATTGCCGACGGGGCGGAGCCGCTGGCCGGGAAAAAGGTAATCGATGCCGGAGGGCTGGTCGTGGCGCCCGGCTTTATTAACATACACGGGCACGATTGCGGCGCCGGTGTCGGAGCTGAGTTCCACGTCCGCGACGGCATCACAACCGAGATCACGGGAAACTGCGGAAAATCCGGCACTTTTTTTGAGATAGCCGGCGTCAAGGACAGGCCGCATTATCCCATCCGCGATTTCTTCATGACAATAGAAAAGGAAGGCCTGATCATCAACGTCGCTTCATTCATCGGCCACAACACCATACGCGAGGCGGCAGGGGCTAAAGACCCCAATACGGCGGCGACACCGGACCAGTTAAAGGAAATGCTCAATCTTGTAAGGCAGGAGATGGAATCAGGAGGCGCCGGTATATCCTTTGGTCCTTTTTACGCACCGGGAGCGACATTTGAGGAAATGGCGACCGTCGCCGGGTGCGCTGAAAAGCTGGGCGGCGGCGCTTCAATGCACGTCCGGCACGCCGGCCCGTCTCCCAAGGATATCGAGGCGGTGGAGGAGGCTATACGTATATCCCGCGAATCCTCCATACCGCTGACGATCTCGCACAGGGGAGGCAGCATAGTTACCCGCAGGAACACGGGTATCGCACTTGAGTTGATCGTCACCGCGCGGAATGAAGGCGTGAAAGTCACAACCGATCAGACGCCGTTCACCGCCGGCACGGCCATCATAGGCGGAGAGTTCTTTAACCAGCCGCTGGAGCCCCTGGCTGAGATGATGGGCGTGGAAGTCTGGGAGCTTGAATGCCCGACAACAGTGGTGATCGATGGCAAGACCATAATTAAGGCCAACGAGCGGTTTTCCAGCTTTGAACAGTTTTATACAGTCCGTGACCGGGTCAGGGACGGCACGATAGCCGAACCGACGCTGCTGTTCCACCTGCACAAACCGGAATTCATCTGGCTTTACTATTCCGCGCCGTTCACCATGGTGGAGAATGACGATGCTATCTACATGGATGTGAATTCAGGCAAATACGGCGGCCACCCGCGCGGGGCCGGCGCATTTGCCTATTTTCTGGGCCACTGGGTGCGCGAAATGGGAGTATGCGACCTGATAACAGGTGTCTCCAAATGTTCAACCAATGCAGCTGTGTGGCTGGGACTGAAAAAGAAAGGACGTGTGCAGGTCGGTTGCGATGCGGACCTCACCCTTTTTAACCCCAAGACGATCATGAACGGGTCCAGCTATCTTGAGCCGGGTATTCCCTCACGCGGCATCCCATACGTTATCATCGGCGGTGTTGTCGCTGTCGATCAGGGTAAACTGACGGGCTCAAAGTCCGGCAAGGTCCTCAGGCGTAACTGGAAGGTGACGGGCGACCTGCCGGATATTGCGCATGCGCCCGAGATAAACATAAATGCCCTGCAATCCCGATCAGCCGATTAA
- a CDS encoding saccharopine dehydrogenase NADP-binding domain-containing protein, protein MKKITVLGGAGTMGSEAVKLLLERTDAEITVADASVKGLKRVEAELGKKVKTAGADVNDRESLVKLLKGADVVISTVGPFYKYAAAVIKAAIEARVNMVDIDDDFDATKDSLELDEAARKAGVTAIIGMGASPGVTNLVAKLGASRLDRTDDIRLYWGESAIDPTGSAAMMHWFHITAEKVPVFINGKWVEQQGFTQPEVIEFMPPVGKLEVVLTGHPEPVSLPRYIKGVKNVSIKGALYPPKMMELYRWLIDTGFGSNDTFMVNENVSMPFRELAVRIIRSMPRFAPDYFKDVLDDALGKYEACAGTFKIVVSGKKGDSLTTITYDLMANNVAHSTALPAVIAALSLLDGKVSQSGVMAPEGALDAAMFLENLSKDATVKETVTIARDKISFQ, encoded by the coding sequence ATGAAAAAGATAACGGTACTGGGCGGTGCGGGGACCATGGGATCCGAGGCGGTGAAACTGCTGCTCGAAAGGACAGACGCAGAGATCACTGTAGCCGACGCCAGCGTCAAGGGTCTGAAACGCGTGGAAGCCGAGCTGGGTAAAAAAGTTAAAACGGCCGGCGCCGACGTGAACGACAGGGAATCGCTGGTCAAACTGCTCAAGGGCGCCGATGTGGTTATCAGCACGGTCGGCCCTTTCTACAAGTATGCAGCAGCCGTGATCAAGGCGGCCATCGAGGCGCGGGTGAACATGGTCGACATAGACGACGACTTCGATGCCACCAAAGACTCTCTGGAGCTGGATGAAGCCGCCAGAAAAGCCGGCGTGACCGCCATTATCGGCATGGGCGCCAGCCCCGGTGTAACAAACCTGGTGGCCAAGCTGGGCGCCAGCCGTTTGGACAGGACAGACGATATCCGGCTTTACTGGGGCGAGAGTGCGATCGATCCGACCGGCTCAGCGGCCATGATGCACTGGTTCCATATCACAGCCGAGAAGGTGCCCGTTTTTATCAACGGCAAATGGGTCGAGCAACAGGGTTTCACGCAGCCCGAGGTCATCGAATTCATGCCTCCGGTGGGTAAACTGGAAGTGGTCCTGACCGGACATCCCGAGCCGGTCTCTTTGCCCAGGTATATCAAAGGCGTGAAAAACGTCAGCATCAAGGGCGCACTTTATCCTCCCAAGATGATGGAGCTGTACCGCTGGCTGATCGATACGGGTTTCGGCAGCAACGACACATTCATGGTAAACGAAAACGTATCGATGCCGTTCCGCGAACTGGCTGTCAGGATAATCAGGTCCATGCCGCGCTTCGCCCCCGATTACTTCAAGGATGTGCTGGACGACGCGCTGGGTAAATATGAAGCATGCGCCGGCACTTTTAAGATCGTGGTCAGCGGGAAGAAGGGCGACAGCCTGACCACCATTACCTATGACCTGATGGCGAATAACGTGGCGCACAGCACCGCGCTTCCGGCTGTAATCGCCGCACTATCCCTGCTGGATGGCAAGGTCAGTCAATCAGGTGTTATGGCTCCCGAGGGCGCCCTGGATGCCGCCATGTTCCTTGAGAACCTCAGCAAGGACGCCACTGTGAAGGAAACAGTCACCATCGCCAGAGATAAGATCAGCTTCCAATAG
- a CDS encoding AMP-binding protein: MKFVTGEKYVLGNMLEEAAGKYPRATFFWFEGKQYTYGQVLEQSRRVASGFAAMGVKKGSHIAILMENCPEFIFTWFGLSLLGAIEAPFNPFHKGNILEYLINYSDAEILVISSSFIDEIKSVEDRIKKVKTIVIEGQFAGNPFKKIQAVPFAGLMQEKDLPPDVEVRYNDIMALMFTSGTTGPSKGVLITHNQAFFVASQYVTVNGAKKGDIGYGYIPLFHEAPQFGLVLGAMLYGGSFLLTRGFSPADFWQDIRKYNCTISGMFEVVIKILLMAPEQPDDADNPMRAFSTAHITRESQEAFEKRFNVRLVNTYGLTEGDCTIAATYDDIRPGSFGKPRGYFDVQLFDSMDHKVPRGKVGEIVLRPRQPHTIFEGYYKMPEKTLEAFRNLWWHTGDLAYQDEDGYFFFVGREKDMIRRGDENISALEVEKVVESHPDIAECAAVAAHSEVWGEEVKLAIVCHEGKQVDPAELVAYCDERMAYFMVPRYIEFVASIPRTGGSGRPIKEQLKQVTDKTWDRVKEGVKIKREKEKKK, encoded by the coding sequence ATGAAATTTGTAACGGGTGAGAAATACGTCCTGGGTAATATGCTGGAAGAAGCGGCCGGGAAGTATCCCCGGGCAACTTTTTTCTGGTTTGAAGGCAAGCAGTATACCTACGGCCAGGTGCTGGAACAATCCAGGCGGGTTGCGAGCGGCTTCGCCGCAATGGGCGTAAAAAAAGGCAGCCACATCGCAATACTGATGGAGAACTGCCCCGAATTCATTTTCACCTGGTTCGGGCTGTCCCTGCTGGGCGCTATCGAAGCACCCTTCAACCCTTTTCATAAAGGCAACATACTTGAATACCTTATCAATTACTCGGATGCTGAGATACTGGTCATCAGCAGCAGCTTCATCGATGAGATCAAGTCTGTAGAGGACCGTATCAAAAAGGTTAAGACCATCGTTATCGAGGGGCAGTTTGCAGGCAATCCTTTTAAAAAGATACAGGCCGTGCCGTTTGCCGGGCTAATGCAGGAAAAAGACCTGCCGCCGGATGTAGAAGTGCGATATAACGACATCATGGCGCTGATGTTTACCTCCGGCACGACCGGACCTTCCAAGGGCGTGCTGATCACGCATAACCAGGCCTTCTTCGTCGCCAGCCAGTATGTGACCGTGAACGGAGCCAAGAAAGGAGATATCGGTTACGGCTACATACCGCTTTTCCACGAAGCGCCGCAGTTCGGGCTGGTGCTGGGCGCCATGCTCTACGGAGGGAGCTTTCTGCTGACGCGCGGCTTCAGCCCGGCGGATTTCTGGCAGGACATCAGAAAATACAACTGCACCATATCCGGCATGTTCGAGGTCGTAATCAAGATCCTGCTGATGGCGCCCGAACAACCGGACGATGCGGACAATCCTATGAGGGCCTTCTCGACGGCGCACATCACCCGGGAGAGCCAGGAGGCGTTTGAGAAAAGGTTCAACGTGAGACTGGTCAATACATACGGGCTGACGGAGGGGGATTGTACTATAGCGGCTACATACGATGACATCAGGCCCGGCTCCTTCGGCAAGCCGCGCGGCTATTTCGACGTTCAGCTCTTCGACTCCATGGACCATAAAGTACCGCGGGGAAAGGTTGGGGAGATAGTACTGCGTCCGCGGCAACCGCACACCATATTCGAAGGCTATTACAAAATGCCTGAGAAAACACTGGAGGCCTTCCGCAACCTGTGGTGGCACACGGGTGACCTGGCTTACCAGGATGAGGACGGGTACTTTTTCTTTGTCGGCCGTGAAAAGGACATGATCAGGCGCGGCGACGAAAATATCTCGGCGCTCGAGGTGGAAAAGGTGGTGGAATCTCATCCGGACATTGCTGAATGCGCCGCTGTTGCCGCTCATTCGGAAGTGTGGGGTGAGGAGGTCAAGCTTGCCATAGTCTGTCACGAAGGTAAGCAAGTCGATCCGGCGGAACTGGTGGCCTACTGCGATGAGCGCATGGCTTATTTTATGGTGCCCCGTTATATCGAGTTTGTCGCAAGCATACCGCGTACGGGAGGCAGTGGCAGGCCTATCAAAGAGCAGTTGAAACAGGTAACGGATAAAACCTGGGATAGAGTTAAGGAGGGAGTAAAAATCAAGCGCGAAAAGGAAAAAAAGAAATAA
- a CDS encoding TetR/AcrR family transcriptional regulator gives MGRKSLATERRRQILRGAASLFIRKGYINTSVRDIAGELGMNVATLYHYVGSKNGILGLFHEYTMNAIDFFSKKYRAVLEKMEPSRALKYAVSEYLKWVEEYQDLTVFWYQEAKNLSPAQFKALKMQEECTIQIFQTILERGIKSGKFKVKDPALAANNIVVLCDMWAFRRWLLKEHYTLDQYINEQMDLIMAQVSRSGR, from the coding sequence TTGGGTCGTAAAAGTCTGGCAACGGAGCGGCGGAGGCAGATACTGCGGGGTGCAGCGTCTCTTTTCATCAGGAAGGGTTATATCAATACGTCGGTGCGCGATATCGCCGGTGAGCTCGGTATGAACGTGGCGACGCTCTACCACTACGTTGGTTCCAAGAACGGTATACTCGGCCTCTTCCACGAATATACCATGAACGCCATTGATTTCTTCAGTAAGAAATACCGGGCGGTGCTTGAGAAAATGGAGCCTTCGCGAGCCTTGAAATATGCTGTGAGCGAATATTTAAAATGGGTGGAAGAATACCAGGATTTGACGGTTTTCTGGTATCAGGAAGCAAAAAACCTTAGCCCCGCCCAGTTCAAGGCGTTGAAGATGCAGGAAGAGTGCACAATTCAGATATTCCAGACCATACTTGAAAGGGGTATCAAATCAGGCAAGTTTAAGGTCAAAGATCCTGCGCTGGCCGCCAATAACATCGTCGTCCTCTGCGATATGTGGGCTTTCCGCAGGTGGCTGCTGAAGGAGCACTATACGCTGGATCAGTATATAAACGAGCAGATGGATTTGATTATGGCGCAGGTTTCCCGTTCGGGGCGCTGA
- a CDS encoding phosphotriesterase-related protein has protein sequence MVKINTVLGTLPADQMGPTLMHEHMVLAYPGWEHDAVAPPVDLKELASACAEAVGEARKFGIKTVVDATPCDLWRNIDLDRMVAEKTGLNIICATGMYFEAEGTPAYLKFRSQVMDITTELYETFMQELTVGIGKTGVRAGVIKVATSHGCITPYEEKVLKAAARAQKETGVPILTHTQQGTMGPEQAALLIGEGVNPKRIVIGHMCGNAGFEYQMSVIDKGVYLGFDRWGIGFIFPDNLRRATILGLLGLGFADRIMLSQDCVTRIMGRQTIMPDFIQALIADWSYTHLFKNIIPQLKQAGVTDAQIGQMMVENPKRIFGG, from the coding sequence ATGGTAAAGATCAATACTGTGCTCGGTACGTTACCCGCCGACCAGATGGGGCCCACTCTCATGCACGAGCACATGGTGCTGGCTTATCCGGGTTGGGAACATGATGCCGTAGCGCCTCCCGTCGACCTCAAAGAGCTGGCATCCGCCTGTGCGGAGGCCGTGGGAGAGGCGAGAAAATTCGGTATCAAAACCGTGGTGGACGCCACACCCTGCGACCTGTGGAGAAACATAGACCTGGACAGGATGGTCGCAGAGAAGACCGGCCTGAATATTATTTGCGCCACAGGTATGTACTTCGAGGCCGAGGGCACGCCGGCTTACCTTAAGTTCCGCAGTCAGGTGATGGATATCACCACCGAGCTGTACGAAACCTTCATGCAGGAGTTGACGGTGGGTATAGGCAAAACCGGTGTAAGGGCGGGTGTTATCAAGGTGGCGACCAGCCACGGTTGCATTACCCCCTACGAGGAGAAGGTTCTGAAGGCTGCGGCTAGGGCACAAAAGGAGACGGGGGTGCCCATATTAACTCATACTCAGCAGGGAACCATGGGACCCGAGCAGGCAGCGTTGTTGATTGGCGAGGGGGTTAATCCCAAGAGAATAGTCATCGGCCACATGTGCGGCAACGCCGGCTTCGAGTACCAGATGTCGGTGATAGATAAAGGCGTCTACCTTGGATTCGATCGCTGGGGCATCGGTTTCATCTTCCCCGACAACCTGCGCAGGGCTACGATACTCGGCCTGCTGGGGCTGGGATTCGCCGATCGCATCATGCTCTCTCAGGATTGTGTAACGCGTATCATGGGACGGCAAACCATCATGCCCGATTTCATACAGGCGCTGATTGCCGACTGGTCTTACACTCATCTTTTCAAGAACATCATCCCGCAGCTCAAGCAGGCGGGCGTGACCGATGCGCAGATAGGACAGATGATGGTGGAGAATCCGAAACGGATCTTCGGAGGCTGA
- a CDS encoding AMP-binding protein — protein sequence MSDPYSAKPWLKHYDAHVPANLYYPWISFIDMARRSFREVPDRAAMIYIDTVISFKELDVMSNKFAGFLLDRGVKQGDVVGLNMPNIPAYLICFVGAQKVGCITTGVSPLLTEHELEHQLNDSGAKALVTFDVNLARVNAILAKTKVKTLVVAGVFDFMGPVDWNAPPGEVKKQDGIDVFNHIDIFKKYPDKEVNTWVDRDSDCLMQYTGGTTGPSKGAVLTNRNVSHQISQWVTWTEAKIGEEVGVSAFPLFHQAGLLYAFVGMSIGMTQVLIPNPRDVAFIINQIKKYRPTVVANVPTLFMEMMKNEDFQKMDLSFVKFYASGAAPFPAELIKQFYEIVGDNKLIEVYGMTETSPLITCQPYLGKKKVGSVGMPLPDTEVKLVDPATGELAKLGEPGEFCARGPQIMKGYHNKPEETANSIRDGYMHTGDVATMDEDGFFYIVDRLKDMVSVSGMKVFTRELDDILAQHPDVEMCASVGVPDPGREFTEIVASAIVLKKGVEPNDTARQSITSFMRERVAPYKVPKQIIFMDELPLSAVGKILKRELREILKTKK from the coding sequence ATGTCTGATCCGTATTCCGCCAAACCCTGGCTCAAGCACTACGATGCCCATGTCCCCGCGAATCTCTACTATCCCTGGATATCCTTTATCGACATGGCCCGCAGGAGTTTCCGCGAAGTGCCCGACCGGGCGGCCATGATCTACATCGACACGGTCATCAGCTTTAAAGAGCTGGATGTCATGTCTAACAAATTCGCGGGTTTCCTGCTTGACAGGGGCGTAAAGCAGGGCGATGTCGTCGGATTGAACATGCCCAATATCCCGGCTTACCTCATCTGTTTCGTTGGCGCTCAAAAGGTGGGCTGCATCACAACAGGCGTCAGCCCTCTGCTGACCGAACATGAACTGGAGCACCAGCTTAACGACTCGGGCGCCAAAGCGCTGGTGACTTTCGATGTTAACCTGGCACGGGTCAACGCCATATTGGCCAAGACAAAGGTGAAGACACTGGTAGTGGCCGGTGTTTTCGACTTCATGGGTCCTGTCGATTGGAATGCGCCCCCCGGCGAGGTTAAGAAACAGGATGGCATCGATGTATTTAACCATATAGACATATTCAAGAAATACCCTGACAAAGAGGTCAATACCTGGGTGGACCGTGACTCAGATTGCCTGATGCAATACACCGGTGGCACAACTGGACCTTCTAAAGGCGCGGTGCTGACCAACCGCAACGTATCGCACCAGATATCGCAATGGGTAACCTGGACCGAGGCCAAGATCGGCGAGGAGGTGGGAGTATCCGCTTTCCCGCTCTTCCACCAGGCCGGACTGCTCTATGCTTTCGTGGGTATGTCCATCGGCATGACCCAGGTGCTTATTCCCAATCCCCGTGATGTCGCGTTCATCATCAACCAGATCAAGAAATACAGGCCTACGGTGGTGGCCAATGTCCCCACCCTTTTCATGGAGATGATGAAGAACGAGGATTTCCAGAAGATGGATCTTTCGTTCGTCAAGTTCTACGCCAGCGGGGCGGCGCCCTTCCCAGCCGAGCTGATCAAGCAGTTCTATGAAATCGTGGGAGATAACAAGCTGATCGAGGTCTACGGCATGACGGAGACCAGCCCTTTAATAACCTGCCAGCCGTATCTGGGTAAAAAGAAGGTCGGCTCGGTGGGCATGCCGCTCCCTGACACGGAGGTCAAGCTGGTCGATCCGGCAACAGGCGAGCTGGCCAAGCTGGGAGAGCCGGGCGAGTTCTGCGCCCGCGGCCCGCAGATCATGAAAGGCTACCACAACAAACCAGAAGAGACGGCCAACTCTATACGCGACGGATACATGCATACAGGTGATGTCGCAACCATGGATGAGGACGGTTTCTTCTATATCGTCGACAGGCTCAAGGACATGGTCAGCGTCAGCGGCATGAAGGTCTTCACACGCGAACTGGACGATATCCTGGCCCAGCACCCGGACGTGGAGATGTGCGCATCGGTGGGCGTGCCTGACCCCGGCAGGGAATTCACCGAGATCGTGGCCTCAGCCATCGTGCTTAAAAAGGGGGTGGAGCCCAACGATACGGCAAGGCAGTCTATAACCAGCTTCATGCGCGAGAGGGTCGCTCCCTACAAGGTGCCCAAGCAGATCATCTTCATGGATGAGCTTCCTTTGAGCGCCGTGGGCAAGATACTTAAACGCGAACTGAGAGAGATACTCAAGACTAAGAAATAG
- a CDS encoding CARDB domain-containing protein → MYRRIKAFTFLPLMPLVAVIGFACSQQPQLQPASFQVVSLGVTPAQVQVDEEATVVAQVTNTGGLAGNYTAELTMNGDNVASKTVTIQPEKIAKITFDISREKPGKYEIRLESASATLTVTAVEERDVELKYDSGVSQDALWAGYNNGFLISFSPPAKPFVLKKVSICGGIYGVAWEGKTFELSVLDKFYTPFFSQVYAIAKFPVKGAFPYQEPSWVDFDIPPLPLENDFQVYLFTGTGMHKGIHVGVDDSIINEHSDLASGRPPNMVPIAIDTYYNSSFWYSDRSKVNWMIRATGSARMPVE, encoded by the coding sequence ATGTACCGCCGGATTAAAGCTTTTACGTTCCTGCCTCTGATGCCGCTGGTTGCCGTGATAGGCTTTGCCTGCTCCCAGCAGCCGCAGTTGCAGCCCGCCTCGTTCCAGGTCGTATCGCTGGGAGTCACGCCTGCACAGGTACAGGTTGACGAAGAAGCTACCGTCGTAGCCCAGGTGACCAACACTGGCGGGCTGGCGGGCAATTACACCGCCGAGCTCACCATGAACGGCGACAATGTGGCCAGTAAAACCGTTACAATCCAGCCGGAAAAAATCGCTAAAATAACATTCGATATATCCAGGGAGAAGCCGGGAAAATACGAAATCCGGCTGGAAAGCGCCAGTGCAACCCTCACCGTCACTGCCGTGGAGGAGAGGGATGTAGAGCTCAAATACGATAGCGGTGTCTCGCAGGATGCCCTGTGGGCGGGCTACAACAACGGCTTCCTCATCAGCTTCTCCCCTCCGGCTAAACCTTTCGTACTGAAAAAGGTCAGCATCTGCGGCGGCATCTACGGCGTGGCCTGGGAAGGCAAGACTTTTGAGCTTTCCGTCCTGGATAAATTTTATACTCCATTCTTTAGCCAGGTATATGCCATAGCTAAATTTCCCGTCAAAGGCGCCTTCCCCTACCAGGAGCCGTCCTGGGTGGATTTCGACATACCGCCGCTTCCCCTTGAAAACGATTTCCAGGTTTACCTGTTCACCGGCACAGGCATGCACAAGGGCATACATGTTGGTGTGGACGATAGCATCATCAACGAGCATTCCGACCTGGCCAGCGGGCGCCCGCCCAATATGGTGCCGATAGCTATCGATACTTACTATAACTCGAGCTTCTGGTACAGCGACCGCAGCAAGGTCAACTGGATGATCAGGGCCACCGGCAGCGCCCGCATGCCCGTAGAATGA